A portion of the Tachysurus vachellii isolate PV-2020 chromosome 14, HZAU_Pvac_v1, whole genome shotgun sequence genome contains these proteins:
- the LOC132856899 gene encoding uncharacterized protein LOC132856899 isoform X1, whose amino-acid sequence MSSVLQVCVCVSLALFLTNEASTGYNIDVCEGGTVYLKCSLPKQRWAFKPNSESKKVFISTRFKNGTVIKERPDPDSRFTHTLNHLQILNIQQMDSGTYFCSGKDVAVVSVSSESNTMQCPVTAETTESGNNIPQKSGNVVLIVVLSVCVLAVVTVVLLSVIVCLKFSGRKRLTASKPEESVLHHQNTHDADRVTLQSADRLRSYNDEIHYASLGQNWRARGCNQQSRQQVIYSTLLLTPKHTPTHTP is encoded by the exons ATGAGTAGCGTCCTgcaggtctgtgtgtgcgtctcacTCGCTTTATTCCTCACTAATGAAGCTTCCACAG GTTATAATATTGATGTGTGTGAAGGTGGAACAGTGTATCTAAAGTGTTCGCTCCCTAAACAGCGCTGGGCTTTTAAACCCAACAGCGAATCAAAGAAAGTCTTCATCTCTACACGCTTCAAGAACGGAACGGTCATAAAGGAACGTCCAGATCCAGACTCACGCTTCACTCACACTTTAAACCATCTACAGATCCTCAACATACAGCAGATGGATTCGGGGACCTACTTCTGCAGTGGCAAAGACGTCGCTGTTGTTTCTGTCTCATCAG AGAGCAACACAATGCAGTGTCCTGTTACAG CAGAAACAACAGAATCAGGAAATAACATCCCTCAGAAGTCTGGAAACG tggttcTGATTGTCGTcctctccgtgtgtgtgttagctgtggTTACAGTCGTCCTGCtctctgtgattgtgtgtctaaAGTTCAGCGGCAGAAAAAGACTCAcag CCTCCAAACCAGAGGAAAGTGTGTTGCATCACCAGAATACACACGATGCTGACAGGGTGACGCTTCAGTCAGCAG ATCGATTGAGGAGCTACAATGATGAG atccaCTATGCGTCACTGGGGCAGAACTGGAGAGCTCGAGGCTGTAATCAGCAAAGCAGGCAGCAGGTCATTTACTCCACACTGCTGCTGACTCctaaacacacacctacacacacaccataa
- the LOC132856899 gene encoding uncharacterized protein LOC132856899 isoform X2, protein MSSVLQVCVCVSLALFLTNEASTGYNIDVCEGGTVYLKCSLPKQRWAFKPNSESKKVFISTRFKNGTVIKERPDPDSRFTHTLNHLQILNIQQMDSGTYFCSGKDVAVVSVSSESNTMQCPVTAETTESGNNIPQKSGNAVVTVVLLSVIVCLKFSGRKRLTASKPEESVLHHQNTHDADRVTLQSADRLRSYNDEIHYASLGQNWRARGCNQQSRQQVIYSTLLLTPKHTPTHTP, encoded by the exons ATGAGTAGCGTCCTgcaggtctgtgtgtgcgtctcacTCGCTTTATTCCTCACTAATGAAGCTTCCACAG GTTATAATATTGATGTGTGTGAAGGTGGAACAGTGTATCTAAAGTGTTCGCTCCCTAAACAGCGCTGGGCTTTTAAACCCAACAGCGAATCAAAGAAAGTCTTCATCTCTACACGCTTCAAGAACGGAACGGTCATAAAGGAACGTCCAGATCCAGACTCACGCTTCACTCACACTTTAAACCATCTACAGATCCTCAACATACAGCAGATGGATTCGGGGACCTACTTCTGCAGTGGCAAAGACGTCGCTGTTGTTTCTGTCTCATCAG AGAGCAACACAATGCAGTGTCCTGTTACAG CAGAAACAACAGAATCAGGAAATAACATCCCTCAGAAGTCTGGAAACG ctgtggTTACAGTCGTCCTGCtctctgtgattgtgtgtctaaAGTTCAGCGGCAGAAAAAGACTCAcag CCTCCAAACCAGAGGAAAGTGTGTTGCATCACCAGAATACACACGATGCTGACAGGGTGACGCTTCAGTCAGCAG ATCGATTGAGGAGCTACAATGATGAG atccaCTATGCGTCACTGGGGCAGAACTGGAGAGCTCGAGGCTGTAATCAGCAAAGCAGGCAGCAGGTCATTTACTCCACACTGCTGCTGACTCctaaacacacacctacacacacaccataa